From one Solanum lycopersicum chromosome 12, SLM_r2.1 genomic stretch:
- the LOC138340359 gene encoding uncharacterized protein: MDPLKYIFQKAMLIGKLAKWHMLLSDFEIMYVTQKEIKTQALADHLAEYPVDEEYEPLKTYFHDEEVSFVGEDISEAYLGWRLFFDGAANHQVQGEWAMKNPKIIPYVQYVQKLCKRFRKIEFRHTPRIQDELADALATITSMIEHPDTDYIDPLDIELKEHPVHCFHVEAEPVGFPWYFDIKTYLEPGTYPEDATSNQK, translated from the exons ATGGATCCACTGAAGTATATCTTCCAGAAGGCGATGTTGATCGGAAAGTTAGCTAAGTGGCATATGTTATTGAGTGACTTTGAAATTATGTATGTGACTCAGAAAGAGATAAAGACAcaagctttggctgatcatcttgcagaaTATCCCgttgatgaagaatatgaaccacttaagacttattttcacgatgaagaagttTCGTTTGTGGGTGAGGATATTTCTGAAGCATATCTAGGTTGGAGATTGTTCTTTGATGGAGCGGCAAATCATCAAG ttcaaggagaatgggctaTGAAGAACCCAAAGATTATACCTTACGTACAGTATGTGCAGAAGTTGTGCAAAAGATTCCGtaagatcgagttcagacataccCCCAGAATACAGGACGAATTGGCcgatgctcttgccaccatcaCTTCGATGATTGAACATCCGGATACAGATTATATTGATCCTCTggatatagagttgaaagaacatccagtccattgttTCCATGTCGAAGCAGAACCAGTCGGTTTTCCttggtattttgatataaagacATATTTAGAGCCTGGAACTTATCCTGAAGATGCTACGTCCAACCAAAAGTAG
- the LOC101250092 gene encoding zinc finger CCCH domain-containing protein 41-like encodes MELNVSPSKPTFPSSDSNDDPEEKEISEEDDDDRNHKHRRRELHSQSEETEAVEPVFRRPFRKRNKPFENGHPYGEGNSQLSETKLPRRRGMGSFSRAPQDSYQRIRVNQSLFGDAGNGRGRGRDLNAWGQRDSRFSSVVIASQLFPQGSVTPGLLTGRGVENIANAQSSSWSAFGMVSGISNGGLDTLHSVGFQGTLRPSLNPTMNMGIPRQRCRDFEERGFCLRGDMCPMEHGVNRIVVEDVQSLSQFNLPVSLPNAHMLGPVTGQGSLPVIGPSGSLASGKALHNKSKFPVIDDALGLTDAFVDGSMAGGADFYDPDQPLWSNDRSEISAALQNLNSSNCDDTGRLLVEDSSDNDQVGLCNAFDLEHPLRGAKAATGSQSVWGRNRRSKNKLNVKERTACTGNASSFDETGKDLELLGSSQGIFLPGKLMNEETIDPQMKDFSSRPQSSSGHNLRKPPQKALRTLFVRGIPQRDNKLDALLSHFKKFGEVIDIHIPLSGDRAFVQFSKREEAEAALKAPDAVMGNRFIRLLWANRDRIMDDGVNGVSNSPLTSRGVTPSLVPPHLSVPYKGNDNIQSSAPKAAEHGPVAPSPTSALPKPVGHNGPKAAPALQKKVASLELLKVELRKKQELLDQKRSEFRRQLNKLEKQAVGVKAEAISDQDLEKQKEGETVSDSTKVRSSSMRLNDVSSTQAEVVSDNNRSTENAEHSCPISCSAAATQEPSSLRQSIPPVAPHGAPFVFNRYKLDNRPTAFKVLPPMPSGLANVTVLKEHFSTFGDPPAVEMEDLEPQDGNNGSEMLNISASICFPTRRSAERAFSNGKIWQGQALQFMWSQSSNSTKDIDVKKDGDPALKQPLDANVQTIPQDTGRKCCRD; translated from the exons ATGGAGCTTAATGTTTCACCTTCAAAGCCAACCTTTCCATCTTCTGATAGCAACGATGATCCTGAAGAGAAAGAAATCAGTgaagaggatgatgatgatcGCAATCACAAGCATCGTAGGAGAGAATTGCATTCTCAATCTGAAGAGACAGAGGCTGTTGAACCAGTTTTCAGAAGACCATTCAGGAAACGAAACAAGCCTTTTGAAAATGGACATCCTTATGGGGAAGGGAACTCTCAGTTAAGTGAAACCAAGCTCCCAAGAAGACGAGGTATGGGCTCATTTTCGAGAGCCCCTCAGGATTCATACCAAAGAATCAGGGTGAATCAATCACTGTTCGGTGATGCTGGTAACGGTAGGGGTCGAGGAAGAGACCTTAATGCCTGGGGCCAACGTGATTCCAGGTTCAGCTCAGTGGTTATTGCATCTCAACTGTTTCCACAGGGCTCTGTTACTCCCGGTCTCTTAACTGGAAGAGGGGTGGAAAACATTGCTAATGCACAGAGTTCATCTTGGAGTGCATTTGGAATGGTTTCAGGAATTTCTAATGGCGGTCTTGATACACTTCATTCCGTTGGTTTCCAGGGAACACTCAGGCCATCCTTGAATCCTACCATGAATATGGGTATTCCAAGGCAGAGATGTAGAGACTTTGAGGAGCGTGGATTTTGCCTAAGAGGAGATATGTGCCCTATGGAGCACGGAGTAAATCGTATTGTTGTTGAAGATGTCCAG AGCCTTTCTCAGTTTAATCTTCCTGTGTCACTTCCTAATGCGCACATGCTTGGACCAGTTACTGGACAAGGATCTTTACCTGTAATAGGCCCTTCTGGCTCATTGGCCAGTGGCAAAGCTTTACATAACAAAAGCAAATTTCCAGTGATTGATGATGCATTGGGCTTGACTGATGCTTTTGTTGATGGTTCTATGGCCGGGGGAGCTGATTTCTATGATCCTGATCAACCTTTATGGTCAAATGATCGTTCTGAAATTTCAGCAGCACTCCAGAATTTAAATTCATCCAACTGCGATGATACTGGTCGTTTGTTAGTTGAAGACTCCTCTGACAATGATCAAGTTGGGCTGTGTAATGCCTTTGATCTTGAGCATCCACTAAGAGGTGCTAAGGCAGCTACAGGATCTCAGAGTGTGTGGGGAAGAAACCGAAGGTCTAAAAATAAGTTGAATGTGAAAGAAAGAACTGCTTGTACAGGAAATGCTTCAAGCTTTGATGAAACGGGAAAAGATCTGGAATTACTCGGCAGCAGTCAGGGCATATTTCTTCCAGGGAAGCTAATGAATGAAGAAACTATTGACCCACAAATGAAGGATTTTTCTTCCAGGCCCCAAAGTAGTTCTGGACATAATCTAAGAAAACCACCTCAAAAGGCACTTCGCACTCTGTTTGTGAGAGGCATACCACAGAGAGACAACAAACTAGATGCTCTTCTTTCACATTTCAAAAAGTTTGGGGAGGTCATTGACATCCACATCCCACTGAGTGGTGATCGAGCTTTTGTTCAATTTTCTAAGAGAGAAGAAGCTGAGGCTGCTTTAAAGGCACCTGATGCTGTGATGGGAAACCGATTTATAAGGCTTTTATGGGCAAACAGGGATAGAATTATGGATGATGGAGTAAATGGTGTTAGTAATTCACCTTTAACCTCTCGTGGAGTGACACCCAGTTTAGTACCACCCCACCTATCTGTTCCTTATAAAGGAAACGACAATATCCAGTCCTCAGCCCCAAAAGCTGCTGAACATGGTCCTGTTGCTCCATCACCTACTTCTGCTTTACCTAAGCCTGTGGGTCATAATGGTCCCAAAGCTGCACCAGCTCTGCAAAAAAAGGTGGCGAGCTTAGAACTTTTGAAGGTAGAATTGCGCAAGAAGCAGGAGCTGCTTGATCAGAAGCGCAGTGAGTTCCGACGTCAGTTGAATAAACTTGAGAAGCAA GCCGTAGGTGTGAAAGCTGAAGCAATCTCTGACCAGGATCTGGAGAAACAGAAGGAAGGAGAAACAGTATCCGATTCTACAAAAGTGAGGTCAAGCTCCATGCGACTTAATGATGTATCCTCAACACAAGCTGAAGTAGTATCCGATAATAACAGATCAACAGAAAATGCAGAGCACTCTTGTCCTATATCATGTTCTGCTGCAGCTACACAGGAACCTTCAAGCTTGAGACAGTCAATTCCTCCAGTGGCACCACATGGTGCACCTTTTGTTTTCAACAGATACAAACTAGACAATCGTCCCACTGCCTTCAAAGTCCTTCCACCTATGCCAAGTGGTCTTGCAAAT GTTACTGTATTGAAGGAACATTTCTCCACTTTTGGTGACCCTCCCGCCGTTGAGATGGAAGATTTGGAGCCTCAAGATGGTAATAATGGCTCGGAAATGTTAAACATATCTGCTAGTATATGTTTCCCAACGCGCCGTTCTGCTGAAAGAGCATTTTCGAATGGAAAAATCTGGCAAGGCCAAGCTTTGCAGTTTATGTGGTCGCAGTCTAGTAATTCTACCAAGGATATTGATGTCAAAAAAGATGGTGATCCTGCTTTGAAGCAACCTCTAGATGCTAATGTGCAAACCATCCCACAAGACACAGGAAGAAAATGCTGCAGGGATTGA
- the LOC138340358 gene encoding uncharacterized protein: MIDKHRGWHEMLPYALLGYRMTVRTSTGATPYLLVYGMEAVIPVEVEILSLRIIQEAELSNTEWVSKRIDQLTLIDENRMVAVCHESFTPNWQGPYMIRKVLSGGALVLSKMDDTIWPKPINSDAVKRYYVLSFVLLSVIYL, from the exons atgattgacaagcaTCGAGGTTGGCATGAGATGTTACCATATGCTTTATTGGGTTATCGAATGACTGTCAGAACGTCGACTGGGGCTACGCCATACTTGCTAGTGTATGGAATGGAAGCAGTCATAcctgttgaagtcgagataTTGTCTTTgagaatcatccaagaagctgagttAAGTAACACTGAATGGGTTAGCAAGCGGATTGATCAACTAACcttgattgatgagaacagaATGGTTGCCGTCTGTCATG AAAGCTTCACACCAAACTGGCAAGGTCCTTACATGATTCGTAAAgtattatctggaggtgctttggtcctgTCGAAGATGGATGACACCATATGGCCTAAACCTATCAACTCggatgctgtcaagagatactacgTGTTAAGCTTTGTTTTGCTTTCtgttatttacttgtaa